The genomic DNA TGGTATTCTATGGGTCACAAATCGATACCTGGAGAGTCAGAATCCAATAGCTGAGGACAACTACACTCATGAGATTATCCAGGATTCTAGTTCCACAGAAACCCGGATGGTAAATGAAAGCCTTCATATCGACACTTCTGATGGAGAGAAAACCATCTTTAGGACGACCAAAACGGAGGGGCGATTTGCCGACTATTGGCTGAGGATTGATCCCGATACCGGCCTTTACCCAACCCAGCCGCAGCACCAAGTTGTACTTCTGGGCTGCTCTTTTGTTCAAGGGGATGGTCTCAACGACGATCAGACTCTGCAGCGCTTGACTCAATTGAGTTTTAATTCAACAGAACAACAATCTACCGTAAAGACTATTTCCATTTCTAAAGGTGGGTGGTCCATCAACCACCTTTTTGAGCTCTTTTACAACAACAACCCAATTTTCAATCGTATCAGTCCCCGAGTGCCGACGACTTTTATATACTTGTACCCAGATTTTCATATCGACCGAGCCATAATGACATACTCCACATTTTTGTCTTCGCCCGAAAAAAAGTCCAAGTTCCCTGTAATTTCCATGACCAAAAGTGGAGACTTTAAAATTGAGGAGTTGGCTCAGGCATTTCCCCGACAGACCTCAACGCTCCAATTCCTCCATTCGGCAGGATTGGCCAGCTCGCAAATGGCCCTCCTGTGGAAGCCCATTTTAGAGCCTCTTCGCCTTTGGCGATTTGAGTCGGGACAACACGAAAAGAATGTTGCCCGTCGTATCGCCGAGTTCAAAAAAGGGCTTTTTTCCCGTTTTCCCAAATCGAATTTCCTACTTGTTCCCTACCCATTTCACTCAAGAATCAATGACGGTCTTTATACCGACCACGGGATTGAAATCTTTCGAATTGAACTCACGAGGGAGCAACAAGACTTACAGTCAGAATACTTTATCCCCTGGGATCGACACCCCTCGGGAAAACTCAACGCTCTCCTTGCAGAGGCCATCACCCGGAAGGTTGGTCATCCTTCCAAATGATGTCAACCGACCTCTGAATAAAAACTGACCAACCCTCCGTCCGGCCTGGCACCATCCATGCATTAAAGGTGAATTCTTGCTCATTAATAGTCTCACCCTAGCGATAAGAGGTTAAAGTGACTAAATTTGCATGTGCTCTAGTGCTCCTTTTCGCTACTGCATTGCCAAGTTTTGGCAATGAGCCTTGCAATGATTCGGGCCTGATCTACAAGATATGTTCAGATCAACAGGAGATATTTACTGGCGCGCTCGAACGTGCGAACGCATCTGATAAAATACTTCTTGTCAAATTTGGAGCTGATTGGTGCCCCTGGTGTCGGTCCTTGCACAAGATCTTTACCGATCCCGAATTCATAGCTCCTTTATCCTCCCAGCTAGAAGTTGTTGAGATTGGCGTATACCACCCTAAGTCGGCAGACAAGATTCCATCTGGAATAAAGGTCCTCGAAGATATCATCGCTCTTTCGGGACAGCAGGTTCAGGTCAATGGCGTCCCGTTTTTGGCTCTTTATAATCCCAAAAACCAAAAGGTGTTTTTTCAAAACACGGGTGAACTGGAACTCAATACCGCAACCTCTAAGGGCCATGACCGCAATAAGGTCAGTCGTGCTCTCCTCAATGGCATAGAGAGTATTAGATAATGAACGGAATACATCCCTGACGAAAAAGGAGTTCCCATATGTTACGATTGCTTCAAAGCCTAGTTCTATCCCCAGTTATGGCATTTGGTTTTTCAGCTCTCGGACAGGCGCAGATTTCAAAAGGCTTGTACAAAGGGGTCAGCGAGTTATGCTCTGATGGAACTGTTTATACTGGAGATACAGATGTTCTCACTTCAACAAGAAAAGATATTCAGTTCTCGATGGAGTTTCTTGATAAGAATCAAGTTCGCGTTGCTATGGCCAATGAAAAATCACCCGAAACATCAGGAGAGTATGTCGCTCGATATAGCTTAGATCCGGGCGGGGTGCTTAGGTATATAGAGGTTGTTTCGATATCATTTCCAGAAAATTCCTCTATGACTAAAGAGTCGATGGAAGCCTATCTTTTGCAGCTTCCTGCGGCTGTTATCAGTACCAATGGAATTCAATTGATCCTAAGTTCCCCAGGCTTTAATGGACACGGTCGGTGCACCCCTCCTGCCTTCACGATTAATATTTTTGAAAAGGTAAAGTAGTCAATACACATCAAAAAATGGCGACCACGGGGGGGAGTCGGGATGAGAGCCCCGCAGGCACAGCCGAGGAGCTAGGCTCGTCCCGACAAAAAACTTCTAGCTTTGCTGGAATTCCCACATAGATAAATGGCGACCACGGGGGGGATTGAACCTCCGACCTACAGTTTAGGAAACTGTTGCTCTATCCAACTGAGCTACGTGGTCCCATACCCTTAGAACTAAGGTTAAGACCCTGATAAGACAAGGGCTTTTTGAGGTCTAAAGGGCAATATTTTCTATATTTTTGAGTCATTTCACACCACGCCGGGCATCAATTTCTCTAATGTCTTCACTTCAAAGGGAATCATTTTCGCTTCCCTGCCCTTTTCGGTAGGTTGGGCCCCGCTGACGACTCCAATCGTCCCATCCACAAAACACCATTTCGAGGGGAAATGACATGAAAAAACTCGTACTCTTTCTTGCTGGCTGTGTGATTGCCGGCAATGCCACTGCCCGTTCCATTATTCCTGAGCCCTATGAAGGAAACGCTGAAATTGTTTCCTTGTCCCAAAACCACATGTTCCCACGCGCCACTGGATACGTGACCTTTATGCAAGGCTGCGGCGACCAGTTTCTGCGTATCGTTCAAACTCCTGGTGAGCAGAATGACTTGGGAATTCGCGAAATCAAAGTCGAAGTGAAGCTTTTGATCAACCCTGGCGCTGTTTGCTTGGCTATGCCCACTCCTGTGACCAAGGAATTCACTATCAATACAATGGATGGCCCCATTGCCCTGGTTAAGGAATTCTCCACACCTTTGAGCCAAATCGCCCTTGAGTGCACCAATGACATGCGGCCCGTTGACGGAGCCTTGACTCAGGTTCAGTTGGTGAAGCAAGCCAATGGCCGCTACAACGTGATCTACAATGTTGCCACTCCTGGCTGGGGAGCTCCTCCTGAGAATTCTTCAGTCGTATTGGCATCTAATCTGAAGTGCACATTTGCTCACAATGATGGCCTGCTGTCATCTTGCCGCAAGTCTTCCCGTGAGTTCCACGAGCCCACCAACTCTGGATTCACCTCCAAGAGTGTGCAAACCAAGGGTGTCTATGATAATGGCCGCGTCTACAAAGCTGACTCCATCGCCATCGAAGTCTACTCCCCAGAGTTGGCTGCCAATGAAGAAGGATATGCTTATCCTCCTCAGACTTACCCCGGCCGCGCTGAAATCAGCTTCAAGCTGAAGCAATGTGTAGCTCGTTAATCTCTTCTGAATTGGCTCCATTTGGGCCAAAATAAAAAAAGCCAGCCTTGAAAGGCTGGCTTTTCCAATTTACCCAAATTCCAGTGCTAAAGATCAGGCCGAATCCTCGTCCATCTCATCGTCGCTAATAGAGCCCAAGTTATACTTTTCAACCCGGTAGCGCATGGAGCGAAAGGTGATGCTGAGGAGCTTCGCCGCCTTCTTTTTCACGCCACCCGCAGCATGAATGGCTTTAACCAAAAGCTCCTTTTCAATCTGGCCCATGACTTTGTCGAGATCGATTCCATCATCTGTGATTTCAATCTCATGGCTTGATGCCAATTTTCTGCCGCTAGGGGTATTTACAAATGGGGGCAAACTTTCGGGTAGGATCGTCGCTCCACCTTCAAGGGCCACGGTGCGCTCAATGATATTTTCCAGCTCGCGCACGTTACCAGGGTAATGATATTTGCGCATCATATCCATAGCCTCTGCGCTGATACTTCCAATGGCCTTCCCTAATCTATCATTATATTTGGCGAGAAAGTGCTGTGTGAGCAGAGGAATGTCGTCGGTTCTCTCCCTCAGGGCGGGCATACGAATGTTGATTACGTTAAGACGATAAAAGAGATCTTGCCGGAACTCTCCTTTGGAAACCATGTCCTCCAGGTCCCTGTTGGTGGCCGCGATAATGCGAACTTCCACTTTAGTGTCATCTGTGGCACCCACACGACGGATCACCCTCTCCTGAATGGCGCGAAGAAGCTTCACCTGAATAGTGGGAGCAAGCTCACCCACCTCATCCAAAAACAGGGTTCCTCCGTCGGCCACCTCGAAGAGACCGGCCTTATCGGCAACAGCACCCGTAAACGAGCCCTTCTTGTGACCGAACATCTCCGATTCCATCAGAGTTTCAGGAATGGCTCCACAGTTGACGGTAACAAAAGGCTTGTCCTTGAGAGGGCCATTATAATGAATCGCTTTGGCCACCATCTCCTTACCCGTACCACTTTCACCGGTGACCAACACATTGGTTGGAGTTTGAGAAACTCGGCGAATCATTTCGAAAATCCGATGCATGGCCTCAGAGTTTCCAACGAGGTTTTGGAAACTGTATTCCCTAGTTAGTTCTTTCTTTAAAGATCGGTTTTCAACTTCCAAGCTCTGACTGCGAAGGGCATTGGCAATGTTGATCCGGACTTCGTCGATCTTGAAGGGCTTGGTGAGGTAGTCGTAAGCACCAAGCTTCATGGCCTCCACAGCGGTTTCTGTAGAACCAAATGCCGTGATCATCATGAACAGCATGTCAGGGAACTGATCCTTCACGTGGCGAAGCAGCTCAATACCTGTCATGTTTGGCATCTGCAAATCAGAAATGACCATATCGACGGATTTCTTTTTGAGAATATCCAGTGCCTTTTGGCCATCTTCCGCGCAGGTGACTTCGTACCCTTCTTTGCGCAACATGATGTCTAGAAATTCGCGAATAGACTCTTCGTCGTCGACTACCAGAATTCTTGGTTTCATCCGTTGACCCCTCTTACGTTCACTTTCCATTTTCCAATGTATCTCAAGGATTTACAACCCATAACCAGTCAGAACAGGTCCCTGTAGCTCGACGGAAGACTAGCCGCTTAAGCGATGTGACGCTTGGGAGGGAGAGTCTTTTCACCATCGGGACTGGGAAATTCAATAACAAAGGTCGTACCTTTGCCAATTTCACTTTCCACCACGACACTGGCGCCATGACTTTCCAAAATCTTATGGGATATGGCCAAACCCAACCCGGTTCCATTGGTTTTGGTTGTATGAAAAGGCTCGAAGATTCGGTCTTTGTTCGCGACGTCCATGCCACAACCACTGTCTTCAATGCGCAGCTGGACCTTGCTAGCTAAGTCCAAATCTACCGTGGAAACCCTAATCAACTTACTCTCACTTTTATCCATGGCCTGGTAGGCATTCATCACAATATTGAGCAGGGCCTGTTTCAATTTGTCTTTGTTTCCAACAATCAATCGCGCTGCTTTGAGACTGATATCCTGCTCAACCCCTTGGGGTAAGGTGGTGCTATTTTTGACGAATTCCATAATATCCTGAACGAGGTTGTTCAAATTGATCGGGTCCTCAATTCGAGTCTGTGGTCGAACATAATCCAGAAACTCCGAAATCAAATGATTAAGTCGATCGATTTCACGCAGGACAATATTCATCAGCTTTTTGTCCTCTGCACCATAGGCATCTGAGCTGGACAAAAGTTGAATGCTACCACTAATAGACGCCAATGGATTGCGAATTTCATGGGCAATACCCGCAGCCAGTTGACCCACAGCCGCCAGCTTCTCCTGCTGGCGCATGGCATACTCCAGTTTTTTTACCTGGGTCATATCCTGAAAGGTCATGACATATCCCACGGCTTCTTTGGAACTATCCCGCAGCGGCCCCAGGGTCAGCTCAATAATGGCCTTCTCATTGCGAAAATTGCGATAGAGAAGTTCCAACCGAGTACTGGGGATATCTCCTCGGGCGATGGGTGCGAGATCTACTGATTCATATATCCCGGGAAAAAGCTCGCCAAGAGGTCGCCCCAGGAGACGACTATCTTCCAAAATGGTATTAGCCGCCTGATTCACTTGGGTAATCACTCCATCTAGGCCCATGGTTAACAGGCCGGTTGCCATATTATCAACAATCATTTGATTCAGATCTCTGAGGGCTTCAATATCCTTTTGCCTCTCTACGAGTTCTGAACCCATGAAGTTCAGCTGCTCACTCAAAAGGCCTCCAAGGTAGGCCACGGCAAAAAAGGCAATGTTGTTAAGACCCACTGCAAAATAGAGATTCTGCCCTTGCGCTGAAGGCCCCACGATCATCAAAAAGCTGAATAAAATAGATGTCCACAAAGCCAACAACAAAGATCCACGCTTTTGAAAAACCAGTCCGCACAAGATGATATTTACCAGATACAGGAAC from Pseudobdellovibrionaceae bacterium includes the following:
- a CDS encoding thioredoxin family protein; this translates as MTKFACALVLLFATALPSFGNEPCNDSGLIYKICSDQQEIFTGALERANASDKILLVKFGADWCPWCRSLHKIFTDPEFIAPLSSQLEVVEIGVYHPKSADKIPSGIKVLEDIIALSGQQVQVNGVPFLALYNPKNQKVFFQNTGELELNTATSKGHDRNKVSRALLNGIESIR
- a CDS encoding sigma-54-dependent Fis family transcriptional regulator, producing the protein MKPRILVVDDEESIREFLDIMLRKEGYEVTCAEDGQKALDILKKKSVDMVISDLQMPNMTGIELLRHVKDQFPDMLFMMITAFGSTETAVEAMKLGAYDYLTKPFKIDEVRINIANALRSQSLEVENRSLKKELTREYSFQNLVGNSEAMHRIFEMIRRVSQTPTNVLVTGESGTGKEMVAKAIHYNGPLKDKPFVTVNCGAIPETLMESEMFGHKKGSFTGAVADKAGLFEVADGGTLFLDEVGELAPTIQVKLLRAIQERVIRRVGATDDTKVEVRIIAATNRDLEDMVSKGEFRQDLFYRLNVINIRMPALRERTDDIPLLTQHFLAKYNDRLGKAIGSISAEAMDMMRKYHYPGNVRELENIIERTVALEGGATILPESLPPFVNTPSGRKLASSHEIEITDDGIDLDKVMGQIEKELLVKAIHAAGGVKKKAAKLLSITFRSMRYRVEKYNLGSISDDEMDEDSA
- a CDS encoding PAS domain-containing protein, whose product is MATLNLVTDIEPVESMGLGTEKRRLLVIEASRVLFLIAILVVALAFQASQGPFISLDVWLPFYVLLMTSFVLNSIYLFLFDEMEGWHGWINSTLFAYDALFVTFLIYYTGTSQSIFLFLYLVNIILCGLVFQKRGSLLLALWTSILFSFLMIVGPSAQGQNLYFAVGLNNIAFFAVAYLGGLLSEQLNFMGSELVERQKDIEALRDLNQMIVDNMATGLLTMGLDGVITQVNQAANTILEDSRLLGRPLGELFPGIYESVDLAPIARGDIPSTRLELLYRNFRNEKAIIELTLGPLRDSSKEAVGYVMTFQDMTQVKKLEYAMRQQEKLAAVGQLAAGIAHEIRNPLASISGSIQLLSSSDAYGAEDKKLMNIVLREIDRLNHLISEFLDYVRPQTRIEDPINLNNLVQDIMEFVKNSTTLPQGVEQDISLKAARLIVGNKDKLKQALLNIVMNAYQAMDKSESKLIRVSTVDLDLASKVQLRIEDSGCGMDVANKDRIFEPFHTTKTNGTGLGLAISHKILESHGASVVVESEIGKGTTFVIEFPSPDGEKTLPPKRHIA